Proteins from one Flavobacterium sp. N2038 genomic window:
- a CDS encoding Mrp/NBP35 family ATP-binding protein, with protein MKLDRKEILKALETITVAGEGKNMVESGAVANVITFGDEVVVDLVLHTPAMHIKKRAEDDIKKTIHELISADAKIKVNIKVETPEKNEIKGRAIPGIKNIIAVASGKGGVGKSTVTANLAVTLAKMGFKVGVLDADIYGPSMPIMFDVENEKPVSTTVDGKSKMKPIESYEIKILSIGFFTAPSQAVIWRGPMAAKALNQMIFDADWGELDFMLIDLPPGTGDIHLSIMQSLPITGAVVVSTPQAVALADAKKGVAMFMQDNINVPVLGIIENMAYFTPEELPDNKYYIFGQEGAKNLAEDLGVPFLGEVPIVQSIREAGDYGRPAALQTASAIETVFEEITRNVVQETVNRNESLPVTEAIKITTMAGCSAVKKN; from the coding sequence ATGAAATTAGACAGAAAAGAAATTCTTAAAGCTCTGGAAACTATCACTGTAGCTGGAGAAGGAAAAAATATGGTTGAAAGCGGCGCTGTTGCCAACGTGATTACATTTGGCGATGAAGTTGTTGTAGATTTAGTTTTACATACACCAGCAATGCACATAAAAAAAAGAGCCGAAGATGATATTAAAAAAACAATTCACGAATTAATATCGGCAGACGCAAAAATTAAAGTAAACATAAAAGTAGAAACTCCGGAGAAAAACGAAATCAAAGGTCGTGCAATTCCTGGAATCAAAAATATCATTGCCGTTGCTTCTGGTAAAGGTGGTGTAGGAAAATCTACTGTTACGGCTAATCTTGCTGTAACACTTGCTAAAATGGGATTCAAGGTTGGTGTTTTAGATGCTGATATCTACGGACCTTCTATGCCAATTATGTTTGACGTTGAAAACGAAAAACCAGTTTCGACTACAGTAGACGGAAAATCAAAAATGAAACCAATTGAAAGTTATGAAATTAAAATACTTTCTATTGGCTTTTTTACAGCTCCAAGCCAGGCAGTAATCTGGAGAGGACCAATGGCTGCAAAGGCATTAAACCAAATGATTTTTGATGCTGATTGGGGAGAATTAGACTTCATGTTAATCGATTTACCTCCGGGAACAGGAGATATTCACCTTTCTATTATGCAATCATTGCCAATTACCGGCGCAGTTGTAGTAAGTACTCCACAGGCTGTTGCACTTGCCGATGCTAAAAAAGGAGTGGCTATGTTTATGCAGGATAATATAAATGTCCCTGTTTTGGGAATTATAGAAAACATGGCCTATTTTACACCAGAAGAATTACCTGACAATAAATACTATATCTTTGGACAAGAGGGTGCTAAAAACCTTGCAGAAGATTTAGGCGTTCCTTTCTTAGGAGAAGTTCCAATTGTACAGTCTATTCGTGAAGCAGGAGATTACGGTCGCCCGGCAGCTTTACAAACTGCGTCTGCAATTGAAACGGTTTTTGAAGAAATCACCAGAAACGTTGTACAGGAAACAGTAAACAGAAACGAAAGCTTACCAGTAACAGAAGCCATAAAAATTACCACAATGGCAGGCTGTTCAGCAGTGAAAAAGAATTAG
- a CDS encoding efflux RND transporter periplasmic adaptor subunit: MDKVIPRKNRKFRYLTIAIGVFLALATIVFLSFNTKRSLNVKTEELSIQKVEKAFFEDFVVFQAKVEPLNVMLVNVTEGGSVKEIFVENGAMVTKGQSLARLYNPNTELNYLTQETAIIEQINNLNTGKLNIRNQELNLNKDLVLIEHDYNDAKRLYDMNSKLYDKDVISKNDWNTFKESLRFQEERKRTIQQSIQKEKQSNQLQISQINRSIQTMEKSLDILRNNKKNFLITAPETGRLTSFEPVLGKTFQAGASIGKIDSKRGYKLTAEVDEFYLEKVREGLKGQVEFKGKALEVLVTKVIPEVKSGHFTVELAFTSKENIALQDGLSFGVKLILSERNKILVLPKGSFNQETAGKWIFVVKGNKAERRTIKLGRENPSYYEVLEGLKEGESVVTSSYSDYKDVEELSLNKE; the protein is encoded by the coding sequence ATGGACAAGGTAATTCCTCGTAAAAATAGAAAATTTAGATATCTCACAATAGCAATTGGAGTTTTTTTAGCTTTGGCAACAATCGTCTTTTTGTCGTTTAACACCAAAAGAAGTCTAAATGTAAAAACCGAAGAACTTTCAATCCAGAAAGTCGAAAAAGCTTTTTTTGAAGATTTTGTTGTTTTTCAGGCAAAAGTTGAGCCGCTTAACGTAATGCTTGTAAACGTTACAGAAGGAGGATCTGTAAAAGAAATTTTTGTAGAAAACGGTGCAATGGTTACCAAAGGACAGTCGCTGGCTCGTTTATACAACCCAAACACAGAGTTAAACTATCTGACTCAGGAAACAGCCATTATTGAGCAGATCAACAACCTGAATACCGGAAAACTAAATATCAGAAATCAGGAATTAAATTTAAACAAAGATTTGGTTTTGATCGAGCACGATTATAATGATGCCAAACGTCTTTATGATATGAACTCAAAATTGTATGACAAAGATGTGATTTCAAAAAATGACTGGAATACTTTTAAGGAAAGTCTTCGTTTTCAGGAAGAGCGCAAAAGAACGATTCAGCAAAGTATTCAGAAAGAAAAACAATCCAATCAACTGCAGATTTCTCAAATCAACCGTTCGATTCAGACTATGGAGAAAAGTTTGGATATTTTGAGAAACAACAAAAAGAACTTCCTGATTACGGCACCGGAAACCGGACGATTGACTTCTTTTGAACCTGTTTTAGGAAAAACATTTCAGGCTGGAGCAAGCATTGGAAAAATCGATTCAAAACGCGGTTACAAACTTACTGCAGAAGTAGATGAATTTTACCTGGAAAAAGTTCGCGAAGGCTTAAAAGGTCAGGTAGAATTTAAAGGTAAAGCTCTTGAAGTTTTGGTTACCAAAGTAATTCCGGAAGTAAAAAGTGGTCATTTTACTGTAGAACTGGCTTTTACATCTAAAGAAAATATCGCTTTACAAGACGGATTAAGTTTTGGTGTAAAACTGATTTTATCTGAAAGAAATAAAATATTAGTATTACCAAAAGGAAGTTTTAATCAGGAAACAGCAGGAAAATGGATCTTTGTTGTAAAAGGAAATAAAGCCGAAAGAAGAACTATAAAATTAGGAAGAGAAAATCCGTCTTACTATGAAGTTCTGGAAGGATTAAAAGAAGGCGAATCGGTAGTTACCTCATCTTACTCAGATTATAAAGATGTTGAGGAACTGTCACTTAATAAAGAATAG
- a CDS encoding ABC transporter ATP-binding protein, with amino-acid sequence MITIQNLTKVFRTEEVETSALSGISLHIKKGDFLTIMGPSGCGKSTLLNIIGLLDSATDGSYKLLDQEMIGLKEKGRSQVRKENIGFIFQNFNLIDELSVYDNIELPLLYNNVKASERKQKIEAIAEKLNISHRLKHFPQQLSGGQQQRVAVARALVNDPKIILADEPTGNLDSKNGNEVMELLTDLHAKGATILMVTHSDYDASFSQRTIHMKDGVIFSEKLNQRNVDVFMDAK; translated from the coding sequence ATGATAACAATTCAAAATTTAACCAAAGTTTTTAGAACAGAAGAAGTAGAAACATCAGCATTGAGCGGTATTTCTTTACACATTAAAAAAGGTGATTTTTTAACTATCATGGGACCTTCAGGTTGTGGAAAATCTACTTTATTAAATATCATTGGTCTTCTGGACAGTGCAACTGACGGAAGTTATAAATTATTAGATCAGGAAATGATTGGTCTAAAAGAAAAAGGAAGATCTCAGGTTCGTAAAGAAAATATCGGTTTCATTTTTCAGAATTTCAACTTAATCGATGAACTTTCTGTTTATGATAATATCGAATTGCCTTTGCTTTATAATAATGTTAAAGCATCAGAAAGAAAACAAAAAATTGAAGCTATTGCAGAGAAATTAAATATCTCACATCGTTTAAAACATTTTCCGCAACAGCTTTCGGGAGGTCAGCAACAAAGAGTTGCCGTTGCAAGAGCTTTGGTAAATGACCCAAAAATTATTCTTGCCGATGAGCCAACAGGAAACTTAGACAGTAAAAACGGTAATGAAGTAATGGAACTTTTGACCGACTTACATGCAAAAGGTGCTACAATTTTGATGGTAACCCACTCTGATTATGATGCTTCGTTCTCGCAAAGGACCATTCATATGAAAGACGGTGTAATATTCTCTGAGAAATTAAATCAACGAAATGTTGATGTTTTTATGGACGCTAAATAA
- a CDS encoding ABC transporter permease, whose product MISNWFKIFIYHLKQNKLFSFLNVLGLSIGIASVIFAILYWNNEQAYDQWNPEKENIYVVLNKIGTTGDIWATSSIPFGETCKATIPEIDKICFLYNWYDDGVVKFKNQIILDKKITLTDENFFDFFPFEIIKGNKNDVLKDKNSAAVSEDQVKILFKNEDPIGKSISYDNKTYTVKAVYRITKSSSVEPNYIFNGVKRDGDKDQWGNFNYALMIKTKNGTDASALLKKMQNVTFVNRTVKDAKASGMTVEQYLKENGEIKVMLDQLKTSRLHGTKSSGGQDLPEGAGNLKLLYIMGGLSVLILVLSLVNYINLATASAIKRAKEVGVRKIVGASKNQIITQFIFETAIIVTMSILFALAIVELSLPYYNIFLRKTLTMNGSEFYLQLIFIFGLVILLAGIFPAIYISNFETLKVLKGNFSRSKSGIWIRNSMLIFQFGIAAFFIIGALIVNSQVDYMMNKDLGFSGDQVISVTYNTKDRLKRTEEYLTDKQEIKKIPGVVGVSTFAGTFGGNAGSSSGFKHNGIFVQPKNIEMDFGFLEMMKIKVIQGRDLSPQFASDTVSSMLINETLAKTLNLKNPINTMITSGWSIGDGDNLKFKIVGVVKDFNLVNLQNKVSPMIFINLKTLKWNNFNKILVKVSTDNLPETLAGLKNYMEKNVNPDYPFDYDFVNKEFAKTYEEQVKQKNLFFILNLVVIIIAVFGLFALASFSMERRLKEIAIRKTLGAETDILLKELSKQYIIFCLMGFAVGIVPAYILLQKWLEDFAFRINISPVPFSVALVSLLVLTLLIVLTKAYQVTKIDILKYLKYE is encoded by the coding sequence ATGATTTCTAATTGGTTTAAAATATTTATTTATCATTTAAAGCAAAACAAACTGTTTTCGTTTTTAAATGTCTTAGGATTAAGCATCGGGATTGCCAGCGTAATCTTTGCTATTTTGTATTGGAACAATGAACAGGCATATGATCAATGGAATCCGGAAAAAGAAAACATTTATGTTGTTCTAAATAAAATTGGCACAACGGGCGATATATGGGCAACCAGTTCAATTCCTTTTGGAGAAACCTGCAAAGCCACAATTCCTGAAATCGACAAAATTTGTTTTCTATATAACTGGTACGATGACGGAGTCGTAAAATTTAAGAATCAAATCATACTGGATAAAAAGATCACGCTTACTGATGAAAACTTTTTTGATTTCTTTCCTTTTGAAATTATAAAAGGTAACAAAAATGACGTTTTGAAAGATAAGAATAGCGCTGCCGTATCTGAAGATCAGGTAAAAATTCTTTTCAAAAATGAAGACCCAATTGGAAAATCAATCTCATACGACAATAAAACTTACACCGTAAAAGCCGTTTATCGAATTACCAAATCATCTTCGGTTGAGCCAAATTATATCTTTAATGGTGTAAAGCGAGATGGTGACAAAGATCAATGGGGAAATTTTAATTATGCCTTAATGATTAAAACCAAAAATGGTACTGATGCTTCAGCTCTTTTAAAGAAAATGCAAAATGTAACCTTTGTAAACAGGACAGTAAAGGATGCAAAAGCAAGCGGTATGACCGTAGAACAATATTTAAAAGAGAATGGCGAGATAAAGGTTATGCTGGATCAATTGAAAACATCTCGTTTGCATGGAACAAAAAGTTCCGGAGGACAAGATCTGCCTGAAGGAGCCGGTAATTTGAAACTACTCTATATCATGGGTGGTTTATCTGTCCTTATTTTGGTTTTATCACTGGTAAACTATATCAATTTAGCCACTGCATCGGCCATTAAACGTGCAAAAGAAGTTGGCGTGCGTAAAATTGTAGGGGCATCAAAAAACCAAATCATAACGCAATTTATCTTTGAAACTGCCATAATTGTAACGATGTCTATTTTGTTTGCTCTTGCTATTGTAGAGCTTTCATTACCTTATTACAATATCTTTTTGAGAAAAACTTTGACAATGAATGGCAGTGAATTTTATCTGCAGCTCATATTTATTTTTGGATTAGTAATTCTTCTTGCGGGTATCTTTCCAGCCATTTATATTTCAAATTTTGAAACCCTAAAAGTTTTAAAAGGCAATTTTTCAAGAAGTAAAAGCGGAATCTGGATTCGTAATTCTATGCTTATTTTTCAGTTTGGTATTGCAGCATTCTTTATCATTGGCGCCCTGATTGTTAATTCGCAGGTTGATTATATGATGAATAAAGATTTGGGCTTTAGCGGTGACCAGGTAATTTCAGTTACTTATAACACAAAAGACCGCTTAAAGAGAACAGAGGAATACCTAACCGACAAGCAAGAAATCAAAAAAATCCCCGGCGTTGTAGGCGTTTCAACATTTGCGGGTACATTTGGAGGTAACGCAGGCTCAAGTTCCGGATTTAAACACAATGGTATTTTTGTACAACCCAAAAATATAGAAATGGATTTTGGCTTTCTTGAAATGATGAAAATTAAAGTAATTCAGGGACGCGATTTATCTCCGCAATTTGCTTCAGATACAGTGAGCAGTATGCTTATAAACGAAACACTGGCAAAGACCTTAAATCTTAAAAACCCAATCAATACGATGATTACATCTGGCTGGAGCATAGGCGATGGTGACAATTTGAAGTTTAAAATTGTTGGGGTTGTAAAAGATTTTAACTTAGTTAATTTACAGAATAAGGTTTCGCCAATGATTTTTATCAATCTTAAAACACTGAAATGGAATAATTTTAATAAGATCCTTGTAAAAGTATCAACAGATAATTTACCTGAGACTCTGGCGGGATTAAAAAACTACATGGAGAAAAATGTAAATCCGGATTATCCTTTTGATTATGATTTTGTAAACAAAGAATTTGCAAAAACTTACGAGGAACAGGTCAAACAAAAAAATCTGTTCTTTATACTAAACCTTGTCGTAATTATTATTGCTGTTTTTGGATTGTTTGCTTTAGCATCTTTTTCTATGGAAAGAAGACTCAAAGAAATCGCAATTAGAAAAACACTTGGAGCAGAAACAGATATTTTACTAAAAGAATTATCGAAACAGTATATCATCTTTTGTTTAATGGGATTTGCCGTTGGAATTGTCCCTGCCTATATATTATTGCAAAAATGGCTGGAGGATTTTGCTTTCAGAATAAACATTTCTCCGGTTCCATTTAGCGTTGCACTTGTTTCACTGTTAGTTCTTACTTTGCTAATTGTTTTAACAAAAGCATATCAGGTTACTAAAATTGATATTTTGAAATACTTAAAATACGAATAA
- a CDS encoding NifU family protein has protein sequence MTTEELTNNVLLALDEIRPFLKSDGGDITLISIDEDKHVKVRLEGACISCSVNQMTLKAGVETTIKKYAPQIETVVNIM, from the coding sequence ATGACAACAGAAGAATTAACAAATAACGTATTATTGGCTTTAGATGAAATAAGGCCATTTTTGAAATCCGATGGCGGAGATATTACGCTAATCTCTATAGATGAGGACAAACATGTAAAAGTACGTCTGGAAGGTGCTTGCATTAGCTGCAGCGTAAACCAAATGACTTTAAAAGCAGGAGTTGAAACAACAATAAAAAAGTACGCTCCACAGATCGAAACTGTCGTTAATATAATGTAG